Proteins co-encoded in one Marinobacter gudaonensis genomic window:
- a CDS encoding ComF family protein, with protein MNEMIKGLNWLSTFMERKVNSVKHGGLCVACLSSNAFNGLCDPCRGDLPVNHWHCRCCALPLAFPSSELLCGDCLKNPPPFDIALVPWRYQYPVDGMIGRYKYNGQRKFGRPLMEDFAGIAEQALACRRLVRPELLIPAPMDARRRRKRGFNQAQDIAETLGRYLSIPVASDTVRRVRQVRAQQELNREARLANLRGVFEVVSEVPERVAIVDDVVTTGATVRVLASVLREAGAREIQVWALARTPG; from the coding sequence ATGAATGAGATGATAAAGGGACTGAACTGGCTGTCAACCTTCATGGAGCGAAAGGTTAACAGCGTTAAACACGGCGGCCTCTGTGTTGCCTGCCTTTCCTCCAATGCTTTCAATGGTTTATGCGACCCTTGCCGGGGCGACCTGCCGGTTAACCATTGGCATTGCCGCTGCTGTGCCCTGCCCCTGGCGTTCCCGTCGTCAGAGTTGCTTTGCGGGGACTGCCTCAAAAACCCACCACCTTTTGATATTGCCCTTGTGCCCTGGCGTTACCAGTACCCCGTGGACGGCATGATCGGTCGTTACAAGTACAACGGGCAGCGCAAGTTCGGCCGGCCGTTGATGGAAGACTTCGCCGGGATTGCGGAGCAGGCACTGGCCTGCAGACGCCTGGTGCGGCCCGAGCTGCTGATTCCGGCGCCCATGGACGCCCGGCGACGCCGGAAGCGAGGCTTCAATCAGGCTCAGGACATTGCCGAAACCCTGGGCAGATACCTGAGCATTCCGGTTGCCAGCGATACGGTTCGGCGTGTTCGGCAGGTGCGGGCCCAGCAGGAGCTGAACCGGGAGGCGCGGTTGGCGAATCTTCGGGGGGTATTCGAGGTGGTGTCGGAGGTGCCGGAGCGGGTGGCTATCGTGGATGATGTGGTGACGACGGGGGCGACGGTTCGGGTGTTGGCGTCGGTGTTGCGGGAGGCGGGGGCGCGGGAGATTCAGGTGTGGGCTTTGGCTCGGACACCCGGGTAG
- a CDS encoding NAD(P)/FAD-dependent oxidoreductase, whose protein sequence is MLETETVVIGAGVIGLAVARGLAREGREVIVLESASRFGEGISSRNSEVIHAGIYYPAGSLKARLCVDGRQRLYEYCQSHQIRHQKCGKWIVATGEAQDARLLDIQAAAAANGVELALIPAQRLKEELPDSSASSGLWSSETGIVDSHGLMLSLLGELEDAGGQVAYRSPVIAAESDTKGHRLKIGGETPLALKATTVINAAGLGAVPLAQAWNGLPDSAKPRQWLARGVYFSYSGRTPFNTLIYPVPEPGGLGVHLTLDLAGQARFGPDVEWIDKEDYTVDPLRMEAFANGIRQWWPDLDASRLQPAYAGIRPKLAGPEDGFADFRIDGPEEHGVPGLVNLFGIESPGLTSCLAIADMVRERLRGN, encoded by the coding sequence GTGCTGGAAACAGAAACGGTGGTGATCGGCGCCGGCGTTATCGGCCTGGCCGTGGCCCGGGGGCTCGCCAGAGAGGGGCGGGAGGTGATTGTGCTCGAAAGTGCGAGTCGCTTCGGCGAGGGCATTTCCTCCCGCAACAGCGAAGTCATCCATGCCGGCATCTATTACCCGGCAGGCTCTCTGAAAGCCCGGTTGTGCGTGGACGGTCGCCAGAGGTTGTACGAGTACTGCCAGAGTCATCAGATTCGCCACCAGAAATGCGGTAAATGGATTGTGGCCACTGGTGAGGCACAGGACGCCAGACTCCTTGACATACAGGCCGCAGCAGCGGCCAACGGCGTGGAGCTGGCCCTGATTCCTGCGCAGCGCCTGAAAGAAGAGCTCCCTGACTCAAGCGCCAGTTCCGGACTCTGGTCGTCGGAAACCGGCATCGTCGACAGCCACGGCTTGATGCTTTCCCTGCTCGGTGAACTTGAGGACGCCGGTGGGCAAGTGGCCTACCGTTCCCCGGTGATCGCCGCCGAATCCGACACCAAAGGCCACCGCCTGAAGATCGGCGGCGAAACCCCGCTGGCACTCAAAGCCACAACCGTCATCAACGCCGCCGGCCTGGGCGCCGTTCCCCTGGCTCAGGCCTGGAACGGCTTGCCAGACAGTGCGAAACCCCGGCAATGGCTCGCCCGCGGTGTCTACTTCAGCTACAGCGGTCGCACCCCATTCAACACCCTGATCTACCCGGTCCCTGAACCCGGCGGCCTGGGCGTTCACCTGACCCTCGACCTGGCCGGCCAGGCCCGCTTCGGCCCGGACGTGGAGTGGATCGACAAGGAAGACTACACCGTCGACCCCCTGCGAATGGAAGCCTTCGCAAACGGCATCCGCCAATGGTGGCCCGACCTGGACGCCTCCCGTCTGCAACCGGCCTACGCCGGCATACGCCCCAAACTGGCGGGGCCTGAGGACGGTTTTGCAGACTTCCGGATTGATGGCCCGGAAGAACACGGCGTTCCCGGGTTGGTGAATCTGTTCGGGATCGAATCGCCGGGACTGACATCGTGCCTGGCTATCGCAGACATGGTGAGGGAACGGCTGCGGGGAAACTAA